A single region of the Duganella sp. BuS-21 genome encodes:
- a CDS encoding glycosyltransferase family 4 protein: MSTRTRYLFIHQNFPGQFKHLAPALAAQGHEVIGLGMNEPAVPLPGVRYFRHDVNHAAHGPRPPAQLKDLYGKVLRGESAAARLEWLKEQGFEPDVVFVHPGWGEALYVRDVFPKARLLIYAEYYYGAEGGDAFFDPEFSQPSSAGLQRLRLRNTHLLHAMSVADGALSPTAFQRDRHPAWFRDRITVVHDGIDTQRFRPDPKAYVQLQSAGVTLRPGDEVIVFVARQLEPYRGYHTFMRALPALMQQRPNARVVIVGGDGVSYGAAPPQGKSWKQIFLDEVKDQIDMRRIHFVGKVPHTVLTQLMQVAAVYTYLTYPFVLSWSLMEAMSCGCLIVASKTAPVEEVIEHGRNGLLVDFFDPQALAATVADALARRAELQHLRDAARQTIVERYDMQQHCMPALLRFVQPARE, encoded by the coding sequence TTGAGCACACGCACCCGATACCTGTTCATCCACCAGAACTTCCCCGGACAGTTCAAGCACCTGGCCCCGGCTCTGGCCGCACAAGGCCACGAAGTCATCGGCCTCGGCATGAACGAGCCGGCCGTGCCCCTACCCGGCGTGCGCTACTTCCGTCACGACGTCAATCACGCCGCCCACGGACCGCGTCCGCCGGCGCAACTCAAGGACTTGTACGGCAAGGTGCTGCGCGGCGAGTCGGCGGCGGCGCGGCTGGAATGGCTGAAGGAACAGGGTTTCGAGCCGGACGTGGTGTTCGTCCATCCCGGCTGGGGCGAAGCGCTGTACGTGCGCGACGTCTTTCCCAAGGCCAGGCTGCTGATCTACGCCGAGTACTACTACGGCGCCGAAGGCGGCGATGCCTTCTTCGACCCGGAATTCTCCCAGCCCAGCAGCGCCGGCCTGCAGCGCCTGCGGCTGCGCAACACGCATTTGCTGCACGCCATGTCGGTGGCCGACGGCGCGCTGTCGCCGACCGCATTCCAGCGCGACCGCCATCCCGCCTGGTTCCGCGACCGCATCACCGTGGTCCACGACGGCATCGACACCCAGCGTTTCCGCCCCGATCCCAAAGCCTATGTGCAGCTGCAGTCGGCCGGCGTGACCCTGCGTCCCGGCGATGAAGTGATTGTGTTTGTGGCGCGCCAGCTGGAACCGTATCGCGGCTATCACACCTTCATGCGCGCGCTGCCGGCGCTGATGCAGCAGCGGCCCAATGCGCGCGTGGTGATTGTCGGCGGCGATGGCGTCAGCTACGGCGCAGCGCCGCCGCAAGGCAAGAGCTGGAAGCAGATTTTCCTGGATGAGGTGAAGGACCAGATCGACATGCGCCGCATCCACTTCGTCGGCAAGGTGCCGCACACGGTGCTGACGCAGCTGATGCAGGTGGCGGCGGTGTACACCTACCTCACCTACCCGTTCGTACTGTCATGGTCGCTGATGGAGGCGATGAGCTGCGGCTGCCTGATCGTGGCGTCGAAGACGGCGCCGGTGGAGGAAGTGATCGAGCACGGCCGCAACGGCCTGCTGGTCGACTTCTTCGACCCGCAAGCCTTGGCCGCCACGGTGGCCGACGCGCTGGCGCGCCGCGCAGAACTGCAACACCTGCGCGACGCCGCCCGCCAGACCATCGTCGAGCGCTACGACATGCAGCAGCACTGCATGCCGGCGCTGCTGCGCTTCGTTCAGCCGGCCAGGGAGTGA
- a CDS encoding DUF6152 family protein, with the protein MQTSLSRRLAAIATVGAVLLGTPTAQAHHAFAAEFDAKQPLDLQGTITKAKWVNPHSWLYFDVTGPDGKVTNWGVEFGAPNSLSNKGLSKSDLKVGQPVRIRGFRSKNGEPFGYSVYVTLADGRVIQTGGAQDAPTTEAPRP; encoded by the coding sequence ATGCAAACTTCCCTGTCGCGCCGCCTGGCAGCCATCGCCACCGTCGGCGCCGTTCTTTTGGGAACCCCCACCGCGCAGGCCCATCACGCCTTTGCCGCCGAATTCGACGCCAAGCAGCCGCTGGACCTGCAAGGCACCATCACCAAGGCCAAATGGGTCAATCCCCATAGCTGGCTGTATTTCGACGTGACCGGCCCGGACGGCAAGGTCACCAACTGGGGCGTGGAGTTCGGCGCGCCGAATTCGCTGTCCAACAAAGGCCTGAGCAAAAGCGACCTGAAAGTCGGCCAGCCGGTGCGCATTCGCGGCTTCCGCTCGAAAAACGGCGAGCCCTTCGGCTACAGCGTCTACGTCACCCTGGCCGACGGCCGCGTGATCCAGACCGGCGGTGCACAGGATGCACCAACCACCGAGGCGCCGCGTCCATGA
- a CDS encoding amidohydrolase family protein — translation MQMQDRRQFLRSAAGLGALGLGAGLPALAAAATGKGKGTSSRVLVDWHAHFVTKAEIDFLRQRSAAPRVFDGVDGVSVMENLATASFAAGKPSPFSASDIEARIRHMDQLGIGRQLLTHTVALGFDATLPLEELRPLFRAVNDELASVVKRYPGRFLAVAALPAADPQWAAQELRRAHTELGLIGGSLPLNAFATLEGARSLAPLFAQGQKLGSHFFIHRAPASALVPGQPPLVTPSDTEYARWSIISNSHLANGAITLGLTDFLDPYPDVSVEVIMLGGFLPYLIDTIVPAAHKAGVADPLARLRRLYLDPGPYSRNGEWVKLAIDKLGADRILFGTDYGVGGGDRGDSGPGLATLDKVLTPQQRQLIYIDNSRQLLARKGVKV, via the coding sequence ATGCAGATGCAAGATCGTCGTCAATTCCTCCGCAGCGCGGCCGGCCTCGGCGCGCTGGGCCTGGGCGCCGGCCTGCCGGCGCTGGCCGCCGCTGCCACCGGCAAGGGTAAGGGAACGTCATCGCGCGTGCTGGTCGACTGGCACGCGCACTTCGTCACCAAGGCTGAAATCGACTTCCTGCGCCAGCGCAGCGCCGCACCGCGCGTGTTCGATGGTGTGGACGGCGTGAGTGTGATGGAAAATCTCGCCACCGCGTCTTTCGCCGCAGGCAAGCCGTCGCCGTTCAGCGCCTCCGATATCGAAGCGCGCATTCGTCACATGGACCAACTAGGCATAGGCCGCCAGTTGCTCACCCACACGGTGGCGCTCGGCTTCGACGCCACGCTGCCGCTGGAGGAGCTGCGGCCGCTGTTCCGCGCCGTCAACGACGAGCTGGCCAGTGTGGTGAAACGCTATCCCGGCCGCTTCCTGGCCGTGGCCGCGCTGCCGGCCGCCGATCCGCAGTGGGCGGCGCAAGAGCTGCGCCGCGCGCACACGGAACTGGGACTGATCGGCGGCTCGCTGCCGCTGAACGCTTTCGCCACGCTGGAAGGCGCGCGCAGCTTGGCGCCGCTGTTCGCGCAAGGACAGAAGCTGGGCAGCCACTTCTTCATCCACCGCGCACCGGCCAGCGCGCTGGTGCCTGGCCAGCCGCCGCTGGTGACGCCGAGCGATACCGAGTACGCGCGCTGGAGCATCATCAGCAACAGCCACCTGGCCAACGGCGCCATCACGCTGGGACTGACCGATTTCCTCGATCCGTACCCGGATGTATCGGTGGAAGTGATTATGCTGGGTGGATTCCTGCCCTACTTGATCGACACCATCGTGCCGGCCGCGCACAAGGCCGGCGTGGCCGATCCGCTGGCGCGCCTGCGCCGGCTGTATCTGGATCCAGGCCCGTACTCGCGCAACGGCGAATGGGTCAAGCTGGCGATCGACAAGCTGGGTGCGGACCGCATCCTGTTCGGCACCGACTACGGTGTCGGCGGCGGCGACCGTGGCGACTCCGGTCCCGGCCTCGCCACGCTGGATAAAGTGCTGACGCCGCAACAGCGTCAGCTCATCTACATCGACAACAGCCGTCAGCTGCTGGCCCGCAAGGGCGTCAAGGTTTAA
- a CDS encoding sigma-54 dependent transcriptional regulator — MILSIRAKAMLFHDPRSSELLQQVERIARSDATTLIIGETGTGKELIARHIHDQSGRQGPFVAVNCGAFSETLIDAELFGHEAGAFTGATQARSGWFEAANGGTLFLDEIGDLSLALQVKLLRVLQERQVVRLGARRPIPLNVRLVAATNVDLHKAIEAGRFRSDLYYRLGVASVQLPPLSERAGDILPLARHFIGVYSAKLKRSNVALSAQASAALLSYEWPGNIRELENVIHFALIVSSGDLIQAEDLKLTGISHRRQHEHQNLHTAPAFGSFQQQLTSVFSRMIEADQPELFDSVEEILVRTAYNASNRNQVHTARVLGISRNILRTQLKRFGLIGFEAGTASGSELLQ; from the coding sequence ATGATTTTGTCGATCCGCGCCAAGGCCATGCTGTTTCACGACCCGCGCTCGTCGGAGCTGCTGCAGCAGGTGGAGCGTATCGCCCGCAGCGACGCCACCACGCTCATCATCGGCGAAACCGGCACCGGCAAGGAATTAATCGCGCGCCATATCCATGATCAGAGCGGACGCCAGGGGCCGTTCGTGGCCGTCAACTGCGGCGCCTTCAGCGAAACGCTGATCGACGCCGAGTTGTTCGGCCATGAGGCGGGCGCCTTCACCGGCGCCACGCAGGCGCGCTCGGGATGGTTCGAGGCCGCCAACGGCGGCACCCTGTTCCTCGATGAAATCGGCGACCTGTCGCTGGCGCTGCAGGTCAAGCTGCTGCGCGTGTTGCAGGAGCGGCAGGTGGTGCGGCTGGGCGCGCGCCGGCCGATACCGCTGAACGTGCGGCTGGTGGCCGCCACCAATGTCGACCTGCACAAGGCGATCGAGGCCGGGCGCTTCCGCTCGGACCTGTATTACCGCCTCGGTGTGGCGTCGGTACAACTGCCGCCGTTGAGCGAGCGCGCCGGCGACATCCTGCCGTTGGCGCGCCACTTCATCGGCGTCTACAGCGCAAAGCTCAAGCGCAGCAATGTGGCGCTGTCGGCCCAGGCCAGCGCGGCGCTGTTGTCGTATGAATGGCCGGGCAATATCCGCGAGCTGGAGAATGTGATTCACTTCGCGCTCATTGTCAGCAGCGGCGACCTGATACAGGCGGAGGATTTGAAGCTCACCGGCATCTCGCATCGCCGCCAGCATGAACACCAGAACCTCCACACTGCCCCCGCCTTCGGCAGCTTCCAGCAGCAGCTGACCTCCGTGTTCAGCCGCATGATCGAGGCCGACCAGCCGGAGCTGTTCGACAGCGTGGAAGAAATCCTGGTGCGCACGGCCTACAACGCCAGCAACCGCAACCAGGTCCACACAGCGCGGGTATTGGGCATCAGCCGCAACATCCTGCGCACCCAGCTCAAGCGCTTCGGCCTGATCGGCTTTGAAGCCGGCACCGCATCCGGCAGCGAACTGCTGCAGTAA
- a CDS encoding rhodanese-like domain-containing protein, with amino-acid sequence MKNIAIATIAVGLFASASAHAQQAWKHTVKQLPRAEVEALLAQPGQVLVLDVRRPDEVTAKGGFPVYLSIQAKDVEQQLAYIPKDRTIITVSNHAHRAGAVGDLLAAKGYKVAGATGSEDYEAQGGTITRIAAPVKP; translated from the coding sequence ATGAAGAATATCGCCATCGCCACGATTGCAGTCGGCCTGTTCGCCAGCGCCTCCGCCCACGCCCAGCAGGCCTGGAAGCACACCGTCAAACAACTGCCGCGCGCCGAGGTGGAGGCCTTGCTGGCCCAGCCCGGACAGGTGCTGGTGCTCGACGTGCGCCGCCCGGACGAGGTGACCGCCAAAGGCGGCTTCCCGGTCTACCTGAGCATCCAGGCCAAGGATGTGGAACAGCAGCTGGCCTATATTCCCAAGGACCGCACCATCATCACCGTGTCCAACCATGCCCACCGCGCCGGCGCGGTGGGCGACCTGCTGGCGGCCAAAGGCTACAAGGTGGCGGGCGCCACCGGCTCGGAGGACTATGAGGCGCAAGGCGGCACGATCACGCGCATCGCCGCGCCGGTGAAACCATGA
- a CDS encoding TonB-dependent receptor — MNRPAHRRTIIATLLTIAFGSVHAQEGASAAATLAADAATTGIVDSIVVLGSTRHDATVLTSSSPIDVITPQQLKESGAVSLNQALSRLHPSFNFPQGQNAVKGQGVRSASLRGVSPAYTLVLVNGKRRNTSAQLSGTDPWPASTVVDLNTIPLSAVQRIEVLRDGAAAQYGSDAIAGVINIVLRENGSGGEVNLHGGGYSDGGGHTTAINGWTGVKLGQDGYANFSIDRLKNTNVDRSEADWRQLFPNGDARNSSFDKKYGQWGQSSRDNWSGLINAELALSAKVVAYGWVNYSDKSANNWVNPERVVKAITSNTTVTDGTKLGENDVLGLYPNGYQPWMQYHAKDAAAAGGVRFDGDSAGKLDVAFSYGANETARDTYNTANPSYGAASRTHFYLGSWKSDATSLTADYLNTIAIDGLQDGLSVSAGVLGRHERWRTGDLGDAAGYTGGPLAGQTVGSLYPGTPYATDTTRIPVSGSSTSGIKPQDASEITRNVVGGYAGFDARLNPQWLVGATGRYEHYSDFGGTSNFKLTSRYDFTPAIALRGTVSSGFHAPSLAALGFQSTGTTSNWSNSGTGALTPGQTRQFRPDDPAGAAFGARALAPEKSRTYSLGAVWRPDAVSSLTVDAYRLKVKDVIIATETLQGATVTAAFNAAGLPGFTQASYYTNGWDSRTDGIDIIGKRHFSAGAGQLEVSAAASLINTSVSNVQRYVGIGGASILAVGNAKVRDAESGTPKNKVVLGARYNLGDWVLDGSATRYGRYRYNVGDVAGVAAANGNIDQVFSPETYVDFGVVYAISKRWKVDLNVQNAFNRYPDKYLTANRASGINPYSFIAPNGAAGRFVYAGLSYKL; from the coding sequence ATGAATCGCCCAGCTCACCGCCGCACCATCATCGCCACGCTGCTGACCATCGCCTTCGGCAGCGTCCACGCCCAGGAAGGCGCCAGCGCCGCCGCCACCCTTGCCGCCGACGCGGCCACCACCGGCATCGTCGACAGCATCGTGGTGCTCGGCTCCACCCGCCACGACGCCACCGTGCTCACCAGCTCTTCGCCGATCGACGTCATCACACCACAGCAGCTCAAGGAGAGCGGCGCGGTCAGCCTGAACCAGGCGCTGTCGCGGCTGCATCCGTCGTTCAACTTCCCGCAGGGCCAGAATGCGGTCAAGGGCCAGGGTGTGCGCTCGGCGTCGCTGCGCGGCGTCAGTCCGGCGTACACGCTGGTGCTGGTCAACGGCAAGCGCCGCAACACCTCGGCGCAGTTGTCCGGCACCGATCCGTGGCCGGCCTCCACCGTGGTCGACCTGAACACGATTCCACTCAGCGCCGTGCAGCGCATCGAAGTGCTGCGCGACGGCGCCGCCGCCCAGTACGGCTCGGACGCGATTGCCGGCGTGATCAACATCGTGCTGCGCGAGAACGGCAGCGGCGGCGAAGTGAACCTGCACGGCGGCGGCTACAGCGACGGCGGCGGCCACACCACCGCCATCAACGGCTGGACCGGCGTCAAGCTGGGACAGGATGGCTACGCCAACTTCAGCATCGACCGCCTGAAAAACACCAACGTCGACCGCAGCGAAGCGGACTGGCGCCAGCTGTTCCCCAACGGCGATGCCCGCAACAGCAGCTTCGACAAGAAGTACGGCCAGTGGGGCCAGTCCTCGCGCGACAACTGGAGCGGCTTGATCAACGCCGAGCTGGCGCTGAGCGCCAAGGTCGTCGCTTACGGCTGGGTCAACTACTCGGACAAGTCGGCCAACAACTGGGTCAATCCCGAGCGCGTGGTGAAAGCCATCACCAGCAACACCACGGTGACCGACGGCACCAAACTGGGCGAGAACGATGTGCTGGGCCTCTACCCCAACGGCTACCAGCCGTGGATGCAGTACCACGCCAAGGACGCGGCAGCGGCCGGCGGCGTGCGCTTCGACGGCGACAGCGCCGGCAAGCTCGACGTGGCCTTCAGCTACGGCGCCAACGAAACCGCGCGCGACACCTATAACACCGCCAATCCATCCTACGGCGCGGCCAGCCGGACGCACTTTTATCTCGGTTCCTGGAAAAGCGACGCCACCAGCCTGACAGCCGACTATCTCAACACCATCGCCATCGACGGCCTGCAGGACGGCCTGAGCGTCTCGGCCGGCGTGCTGGGTCGCCACGAGCGCTGGCGCACCGGCGACCTGGGCGATGCCGCCGGCTACACCGGCGGCCCGCTGGCCGGCCAGACCGTCGGCTCGCTGTATCCGGGCACGCCGTATGCCACCGACACCACCCGCATTCCCGTCAGCGGCTCGTCCACCTCCGGCATCAAGCCGCAGGACGCCAGCGAAATCACGCGCAACGTGGTGGGCGGCTATGCCGGCTTTGACGCCCGCCTCAACCCGCAATGGCTGGTGGGCGCCACCGGCCGTTACGAGCACTATTCCGACTTCGGCGGCACCAGCAACTTCAAGCTGACCAGCCGCTACGACTTCACGCCGGCGATTGCGCTGCGCGGCACCGTCAGCTCCGGCTTCCACGCACCGAGCCTGGCCGCGCTGGGCTTCCAGAGCACCGGCACCACCAGCAACTGGTCCAATTCCGGCACCGGCGCGCTGACGCCGGGCCAGACGCGCCAGTTCCGACCGGACGATCCGGCCGGCGCCGCCTTCGGCGCGCGTGCGCTGGCGCCGGAAAAATCGCGCACCTATTCGCTGGGCGCGGTGTGGCGCCCGGATGCGGTCAGCTCGCTGACGGTGGACGCCTACCGGCTCAAGGTCAAGGACGTGATCATCGCCACCGAAACGCTGCAGGGCGCCACCGTCACCGCCGCCTTCAATGCGGCCGGCCTGCCCGGCTTCACGCAGGCGTCCTACTACACCAACGGCTGGGATAGCCGCACCGACGGCATCGACATCATCGGCAAGCGCCATTTCAGCGCCGGCGCGGGCCAGCTGGAAGTCAGCGCGGCCGCCAGCCTGATCAACACCAGCGTCTCCAATGTGCAGCGCTACGTGGGCATCGGCGGCGCCTCCATCCTGGCGGTCGGCAACGCCAAGGTGCGCGACGCCGAAAGCGGCACGCCGAAGAACAAGGTAGTGCTGGGCGCGCGTTACAACCTCGGCGACTGGGTGCTGGACGGCAGCGCCACGCGCTACGGCCGCTACCGCTACAACGTCGGCGATGTGGCCGGCGTGGCGGCGGCCAACGGCAATATCGATCAGGTGTTCTCGCCCGAAACCTATGTCGACTTCGGCGTGGTGTACGCCATCAGCAAGCGCTGGAAAGTGGACTTGAATGTGCAGAACGCCTTCAACCGCTACCCGGACAAATACCTGACCGCCAACCGCGCCAGCGGCATCAACCCGTACTCGTTCATTGCACCGAACGGTGCGGCCGGCCGCTTTGTGTACGCCGGCTTGAGCTACAAACTGTGA
- a CDS encoding NYN domain-containing protein encodes MASSNENVSMALFCDFENVALGVRDANYDKFDIKPVLERLLLKGSIVVKKAYCDWDRYKSFKAPMHEANFELIEIPHVRQSGKNSADIRMVVDALDLCYTKSHVDTFVIISGDSDFSPLVSKLRENAKKVIGVGVKQSTSDLLVANCDEFIFYDDLVRESRRVRREASPDKTPVKRSPEEERTRREEMEKRRSQAVEIAVDTFEALVLERGDSGKIWASVLKEAIKRRKPDFSESYYGFRTFGNLIEECKARGHLEFGRDEKSGAYVYRGNGVPSAVAPQGDAAAVEGAGVPAEDGQQESRRSRNRGRSAAERFAERQAQRRGGQGSSDTEVAVDVYAEAAQAVAERTPAVAEEAAPVEVAPAAPQVAGEQPQQQKKRNGPKPPARKVKNEAKKGRGPADAASGSALAAATVSSASASDSVAVSPASVPAADRNDAPAASSSAAARGERSGRRPAKQNAGRQHAAKPEGKPEAAPAPAPVADAAPQADKPAKSTRGKPKAKPAADQPVADKPAADQQAADKPAADKPARKPAAARTPRPPKAKPAAPVEE; translated from the coding sequence ATGGCTTCTTCCAACGAAAACGTCAGCATGGCGCTGTTCTGCGATTTTGAGAACGTGGCGCTCGGCGTACGCGACGCAAACTACGACAAATTCGATATCAAGCCTGTGCTGGAGCGCCTGCTGCTCAAGGGCAGTATTGTGGTCAAGAAAGCTTATTGCGACTGGGATCGCTACAAGTCCTTCAAAGCCCCGATGCACGAAGCCAATTTCGAGCTGATCGAAATTCCGCACGTGCGCCAGTCGGGCAAGAATTCCGCCGACATCCGCATGGTGGTCGATGCGCTCGATCTGTGCTACACCAAGTCGCACGTCGACACCTTCGTCATCATCTCCGGCGATTCCGATTTTTCGCCGCTGGTGTCGAAGCTGCGCGAGAACGCCAAGAAGGTGATCGGCGTGGGCGTCAAGCAATCGACTTCCGATCTGCTGGTGGCCAACTGCGATGAATTCATTTTCTACGACGACCTGGTGCGCGAGAGCCGCCGCGTGCGCCGCGAGGCCAGCCCGGACAAGACGCCGGTCAAGCGTTCGCCGGAAGAGGAGCGCACCCGCCGCGAAGAGATGGAGAAGCGTCGCTCACAAGCGGTGGAAATCGCCGTCGATACCTTCGAGGCGCTGGTGCTGGAACGCGGCGACAGCGGCAAGATCTGGGCGTCGGTGCTGAAGGAAGCGATCAAGCGCCGCAAGCCGGATTTCAGCGAGTCGTACTACGGCTTCCGCACTTTCGGCAATCTGATCGAGGAATGCAAGGCGCGCGGCCATCTGGAATTCGGCCGAGATGAAAAGTCCGGTGCTTACGTTTATCGTGGCAATGGCGTGCCGTCCGCAGTGGCGCCGCAGGGCGATGCAGCGGCGGTGGAGGGCGCTGGCGTGCCGGCCGAAGACGGCCAGCAGGAATCGCGTCGCAGCCGTAACCGCGGCCGTAGCGCCGCTGAACGCTTCGCCGAACGTCAGGCGCAGCGCCGTGGCGGTCAGGGATCGTCCGACACCGAAGTGGCTGTCGACGTGTATGCCGAGGCGGCGCAAGCCGTCGCCGAGCGTACGCCGGCCGTAGCGGAAGAGGCCGCGCCGGTGGAAGTTGCGCCAGCGGCGCCGCAGGTCGCCGGCGAACAGCCGCAGCAGCAGAAGAAAAGGAACGGCCCCAAGCCGCCAGCACGCAAGGTGAAGAACGAGGCCAAGAAGGGCCGTGGCCCGGCCGACGCAGCGTCCGGTTCCGCGCTGGCTGCCGCCACCGTGTCGTCGGCCAGCGCGTCTGACAGCGTCGCCGTGTCGCCAGCGAGCGTGCCAGCCGCCGATCGCAACGATGCGCCAGCCGCGTCGTCGTCTGCTGCTGCTCGTGGCGAACGCTCGGGACGTCGTCCGGCCAAGCAAAACGCCGGCCGCCAGCATGCCGCCAAGCCTGAAGGCAAGCCGGAAGCCGCACCGGCACCGGCACCGGTCGCCGACGCGGCGCCGCAAGCCGACAAGCCTGCCAAGTCAACGCGCGGCAAGCCGAAAGCCAAGCCTGCCGCCGACCAGCCGGTTGCAGACAAACCGGCCGCAGACCAGCAAGCGGCCGACAAGCCGGCCGCCGACAAGCCAGCCCGCAAGCCTGCCGCCGCACGCACTCCACGTCCGCCCAAGGCCAAGCCGGCCGCCCCTGTCGAGGAGTAA
- a CDS encoding MOSC N-terminal beta barrel domain-containing protein gives MPTLSAITLYPIKSCAGLSLEEATLTQQGLMSAQIYDREWMVVDSNGNCLTQREYPRMALIKPVLKGDTLELQAPGMLRLEIPLGLPDPETAPTLVTQVWDDTVLAYDCDALTAEWFTKAIGVPCRLARFHANAQRLVSTKWTDGLQATTMFSDGYPILVAGAASLDDLNQKLVAAGRQALPMNRFRPNLVIDGIEAFEEDYAESFQLGEVVLKPVKPCPRCPMPSVDQATGEFGPDPLDIMQSYRAKPELEGALCFGMNSILIAGDDQRVRVGQEIAVTLAF, from the coding sequence ATGCCCACCTTGTCCGCCATCACGCTCTACCCGATCAAGTCCTGCGCCGGCCTCTCGCTGGAGGAGGCCACGCTGACCCAGCAGGGCCTGATGTCGGCGCAGATTTATGATCGTGAATGGATGGTGGTGGACAGCAACGGCAACTGCCTGACCCAGCGCGAGTATCCCCGCATGGCGCTGATCAAGCCGGTCTTGAAGGGCGATACGCTGGAGCTGCAGGCACCCGGCATGCTGCGCCTGGAAATTCCGCTAGGCCTGCCGGACCCGGAAACGGCGCCGACCCTGGTCACCCAGGTCTGGGACGACACCGTGCTGGCTTACGACTGCGATGCCCTGACCGCCGAATGGTTCACCAAGGCCATCGGCGTGCCATGCCGCCTGGCGCGCTTCCACGCCAACGCGCAACGGCTGGTGAGCACCAAGTGGACCGACGGCTTGCAGGCGACCACCATGTTTTCTGACGGCTACCCGATTCTGGTGGCCGGCGCCGCCTCGCTGGACGACCTGAATCAGAAACTGGTGGCCGCCGGCCGCCAAGCGCTGCCGATGAACCGCTTCCGCCCGAACCTGGTGATCGACGGCATCGAAGCGTTCGAAGAAGACTATGCCGAATCGTTCCAGCTCGGCGAGGTGGTCCTCAAACCGGTCAAACCGTGCCCGCGTTGTCCGATGCCGTCGGTCGACCAGGCCACCGGCGAATTCGGCCCCGACCCGCTGGACATCATGCAAAGCTACCGCGCCAAGCCGGAACTGGAAGGCGCTTTGTGCTTCGGCATGAACAGCATCCTGATCGCCGGCGACGACCAGCGCGTGCGCGTTGGGCAGGAAATCGCGGTTACACTGGCGTTTTAA
- a CDS encoding sensor domain-containing diguanylate cyclase, producing MTQIAPGKSPVSTDHAEPAHDLAAENRALRARMAYLLEQAERNHSIMTRHQAFDLDIVSAGNFPDLVGTIFRVLPVISELDSVTLTLIDEDADIRTVMLKLDVVFADFPGLIFVETLDDLGFDLGRRNAYSPVPRPLLGMYERQRHAASFPNAPAGLQSVAQVPLLRNKRIIGSLNLGSCDPTRFTPSLGTDFIEHMASIIAICLENVISNEMLKYIGLTDSLTGVYNRRYIDRRLLEEIARARRQQYPISFMYIDIDHFKRVNDTVGHGGGDEVLREVAGRIKNELRTSDALARFGGEEFVVLLIDANLESAAFVAERIRASVAGSMIALSLELQLSVTVSIGVACLEVGTAEGEPAAIARALIERADELLYYAKDHGRNRVVSTR from the coding sequence ATGACGCAGATCGCACCAGGTAAATCTCCGGTTTCCACGGATCACGCCGAGCCGGCGCATGATCTGGCGGCCGAGAACCGGGCGTTGCGGGCGCGGATGGCTTACCTGCTGGAGCAGGCCGAGCGCAATCACTCCATCATGACCCGCCACCAGGCGTTCGACCTGGACATCGTCAGCGCCGGCAATTTCCCCGATCTGGTGGGCACCATCTTCCGCGTGTTGCCGGTTATCTCCGAACTCGATAGCGTGACCCTGACCCTGATCGACGAAGACGCCGACATCCGCACCGTCATGCTCAAGCTCGATGTGGTGTTTGCAGACTTCCCCGGCCTGATTTTTGTCGAAACGCTGGACGACCTGGGCTTCGACCTGGGGCGCCGCAACGCTTATTCGCCGGTGCCCCGGCCGCTGCTGGGCATGTACGAGCGCCAGCGCCATGCCGCGTCGTTCCCGAATGCGCCGGCCGGGCTGCAAAGCGTGGCGCAGGTGCCGCTGCTGCGCAACAAGCGCATCATCGGCAGCCTGAACCTCGGCAGCTGCGACCCGACGCGCTTCACGCCCAGCCTGGGCACTGACTTCATCGAGCACATGGCATCGATCATCGCGATCTGCCTGGAAAACGTGATCAGCAACGAAATGCTGAAATACATCGGGCTGACCGATTCGCTGACCGGCGTCTACAACCGGCGCTACATCGACCGCCGGCTGCTGGAGGAAATCGCCCGCGCGCGCCGCCAGCAGTATCCGATCTCTTTCATGTACATCGACATCGACCACTTCAAGCGCGTCAACGACACGGTCGGCCATGGCGGTGGCGACGAGGTGCTGCGCGAGGTAGCGGGACGCATCAAGAACGAATTGCGCACCTCGGATGCGCTGGCGCGGTTCGGCGGCGAGGAATTCGTGGTGCTGCTGATCGACGCCAATCTGGAAAGCGCCGCCTTCGTGGCCGAGCGCATCCGCGCCAGCGTGGCGGGCAGCATGATCGCGCTGTCGCTGGAATTACAGCTGTCGGTGACGGTATCGATCGGCGTGGCCTGCCTGGAGGTGGGCACGGCCGAAGGCGAGCCGGCAGCCATCGCCCGCGCCCTGATCGAGCGCGCCGACGAGCTGCTGTACTACGCCAAGGACCACGGCCGCAACCGCGTCGTCAGCACCCGCTAA